A region from the Mustela erminea isolate mMusErm1 chromosome 2, mMusErm1.Pri, whole genome shotgun sequence genome encodes:
- the DGKQ gene encoding diacylglycerol kinase theta isoform X2 has translation MAAAAEPRARAWLGSSSPRPGSPASSPELGGRGRARPGPGPGPGSGSGPERAGARTPGPAASGHSFRKVTLTKPTFCHLCSDFIWGLAGFLCDVCNFMSHEKCLKHVKTPCTGVAPSLVRVPVAHCFGPRGFYKRKFCAVCRKALEAPALRCEVCELHVHPDCVPFACSDCRQCHWDGHRDHDAHHHHWREGNLPSGARCEVCRKTCGSSDVLAGVRCEWCGVQAHSVCSAALAPECTFGRLRTMVLPPVCVRLLSRNFSKMHCFRISESAAPEQGEGDDGADGSAPAGLGREVLAPDSSKQTLKIFDGNDALQRNHFRVITVPRQARSQEMLEAALRAYYVTEDPCDFELQALPPSVHTMDMGTRGRTRAGGSAEEEGSRGPGSREAAPEAWILRALPHTQEDLKIYPAWLKVGVAYVSIRVTPGSTARTVVLEALLLLGRQAEGPESFHLEEVLMGSRQVQRTVLEDEEPLLTRLRDIRQTSLRQMTQTRFYVAESRAVAPRVSLYVAGLPFGLSAQEYGSLLDEAVATKAGLVSVSHVYSSQGAVVLDVACFAEAERLYMLIKDTAVHGRPLTALVLPDVLHMKLPPDSCPLLVFVNPKSGGLKGRDLLCSFRKLLNPHQVFELTNGGPLPGFHVFSQVPCFRVLVCGGDGTVGWVLAALEEMRHRLACPEPSVAILPLGTGNDLGRVLRWGAGYSGEDPFSVLVSVDEADAVLMDRWTILLDAHEAGAAEDSVADVEPPKIVQMSNYCGIGIDAELSLDFHQAREEEPGKFTSRFHNKGVYVRVGLQKISHSRGLHKEIRLQVEQQEVELPSIEGLIFINIPSWGSGADLWGSDSDSRFEKPRMDDGLLEVVGVTGVMHMGQVQGGLRSGIRIAQGSYFRVTLLKATPVQVDGEPWVQAPGHMIISAAGPKWAETVPTVFSSTLT, from the exons ATGGCGGCGGCGGCCGAGCCCCGGGCCCGTGCCTGGCTCGGCAGTAGCTCGCCGCGCCCGGGCAGCCCGGCCTCCAGCCCCGAGCTAGGCGGCAGAGGCCGCGCGCGCCCGGGACCTGGGCCGGGGCCAGGGTCGGGGTCTGGCCCGGAGCGGGCGGGCGCCAGGACCCCAGGCCCCGCCGCGTCTGGCCACAGCTTCCGGAAGGTGACGCTCACTAAGCCCACCTTCTGCCACCTCTGCTCCGACTTCATCTGGGGGTTGGCCGGCTTCCTCTGCGACG TCTGCAACTTCATGTCCCACGAGAAGTGCCTGAAGCACGTGAAGACACCCTGTACGGGTGTGGCGCCCAGCCTGGTCCGA GTCCCTGTGGCCCACTGCTTTGGCCCTCGGGGCTTCTACAAGCGCAAGTTCTGCGCCGTGTGCCGCAAGGCCCTGGAGGCCCCTGCGCTCCGCTGTGAAG TGTGTGAGCTGCACGTTCACCCCGACTGTGTGCCCTTCGCCTGCAGCGACTGCCGCCAGTGCCACTGGGATGGGCACCGGGACCAC GACGCGCATCACCACCACTGGCGGGAGGGGAACCTGCCCTCTGGTGCACGCTGCGAGGTCTGCAGGAAGACATGCGGCTCCTCGGATGTGCTGGCGGGCGTGCGCTGCGAGTGGTGCGGCGTGCAG GCCCACTCAGTCTGCTCTGCGGCGCTTGCCCCAGAGTGCACATTTGGGCGCTTGCGCACCATGGTCCTCCCGCCGGTGTGCGTGCGCCTGCTGTCCCGAAACTTCAGTAAGATGCACTGTTTCCGCATCTCTGAGAGCGCGGCCCCAGAGCAGG GTGAGGGGGACGATGGTGCAGACGGAAGCGCCCCCGCTGGGCTGGGCAGAGAGGTGCTGGCCCCGGACTCCA GCAAACAGACCCTGAAGATCTTTGATGGCAACGATGCTCTGCAGAGAAACCACTTTCGTGTTATCACTGTCCCCCGCCAGGCCAGGAGTCAGGAGATGCTA GAGGCAGCGCTTCGGGCTTACTATGTCACAGAGGACCCTTGCGATTTCGAGTTGCAGGCCCTCCCCCCATCTGTCCACACCATGGACATGGGGACCCGGGGCAGGACCCGGGCCGGAGGGAGTGcagaggaggagggcagcagaGGCCCGGGATCCCGAGAGGCTGCCCCCGAGGCCTGGATCCTCCGTGCTCTGCCCCACACCCAGGAAGACCTGAAGATCTACCCTGCCTGGCTCAA GGTGGGTGTGGCCTACGTGTCCATCCGTGTGACCCCAGGGAGCACAGCCCGGACCGTGGTGCTGGAGGCTCTCCTGCTGCTCGGCCGTCAG GCTGAGGGTCCGGAGAGCTTCCACCTGGAGGAGGTGCTCATGGGCAGCAGGCAAG TCCAGCGGACGGTGCTGGAGGATGAGGAGCCCTTGCTCACCCGGCTTCGTGACATCCGGCAG ACATCCCTGCGACAGATGACCCAGACGCGGTTCTATGTGGCTGAGAGCAGAGCTGTGGCCCCCCGTGTCTCCCTGTATGTTGCTGGCCTGCCTTTCGGGCTGTCTGCCCAGGAGTATGGCAGCCTGCTGGATGAGGCTGTGGCCACCAAAG CTGGCCTGGTGTCCGTGAGCCACGTCTACTCCTCCCAAG GTGCCGTGGTGCTGGACGTGGCCTGCTTCGCGGAGGCCGAGCGGCTCTACATGCTGATCAAGGACACAGCTGTGCACGGCCGGCCACTCACCGCCCTGGTGCTCCCAGACGTGCTG CACATGAAGTTGCCCCCAGACTCCTGCCCCCTCCTCGTGTTTGTGAACCCCAAGAGTGGAGGCCTCAAGGGCCGTGACCTGCTCTGTAGTTTCCGGAAGCTGCTGAACCCTCACCAGGTCTTTGAACTGACCAACGGGGGGCCTCTTCCTGG GTTCCACGTGTTCTCTCAGGTGCCCTGTTTCCGGGTGCTGGTGTGTGGTGGGGACGGCACTGTGGGCTGGGTGCTCGCCGCCCTGGAGGAGATGCGGCACCGTCTGGCGTGCCCGGAGCCTTCCGTGGCCATCCTGCCGCTGGGCACAG GGAATGACCTCGGCCGGGTCCTCCGCTGGGGGGCGGGCTATAGTGGGGAGGACCCATTCTCCGTGCTGGTGTCGGTGGATGAGGCTGACGCGGTGCTCATGGACCGCTGGACCATTCTGCTGGACGCTCACGAGGCTGGTGCTGCAGAAGACAGCGTGGCGGACGTTGAGCCCCCCAAG ATTGTGCAGATGAGTAACTACTGCGGGATAGGCATTGATGCAGAGCTGAGCCTGGACTTCCACCAGGCACGGGAAGAGGAGCCTGGCAAGTTCACAAGCAG GTTCCACAATAAAGGCGTGTATGTGCGGGTTGGGCTGCAGAAGATCAGCCACTCCCGTGGCTTACACAAGGAGATCCGGctgcaggtggagcagcaggaagTGGAGTTGCCAAGCATCGAGGGTCTCATCTTCATCAACATCCCCAG CTGGGGCTCGGGGGCCGATCTGTGGGGCTCCGACAGTGACTCAAGGTTCGAGAAGCCACGCATGGATGACGGGCTGCTAGAGGTGGTGGGGGTGACAGGCGTCATGCATATG GGCCAGGTCCAGGGCGGGCTGCGCTCCGGCATCCGCATCGCCCAGGGCTCCTACTTCCGCGTCACCCTTCTGAAGGCCACGCCTGTGCAGGTGGATGGTGAGCCCTGGGTCCAGGCTCCTGGGCACATGATCATCTCGGCTGCGGGCCCCAAG TGGGCTGAGACCGTGCCTACAGTATTTTCCAGCACTTTGACCTGA
- the DGKQ gene encoding diacylglycerol kinase theta isoform X1, which yields MAAAAEPRARAWLGSSSPRPGSPASSPELGGRGRARPGPGPGPGSGSGPERAGARTPGPAASGHSFRKVTLTKPTFCHLCSDFIWGLAGFLCDVCNFMSHEKCLKHVKTPCTGVAPSLVRVPVAHCFGPRGFYKRKFCAVCRKALEAPALRCEVCELHVHPDCVPFACSDCRQCHWDGHRDHDAHHHHWREGNLPSGARCEVCRKTCGSSDVLAGVRCEWCGVQAHSVCSAALAPECTFGRLRTMVLPPVCVRLLSRNFSKMHCFRISESAAPEQGEGDDGADGSAPAGLGREVLAPDSSKQTLKIFDGNDALQRNHFRVITVPRQARSQEMLEAALRAYYVTEDPCDFELQALPPSVHTMDMGTRGRTRAGGSAEEEGSRGPGSREAAPEAWILRALPHTQEDLKIYPAWLKVGVAYVSIRVTPGSTARTVVLEALLLLGRQAEGPESFHLEEVLMGSRQVQRTVLEDEEPLLTRLRDIRQTSLRQMTQTRFYVAESRAVAPRVSLYVAGLPFGLSAQEYGSLLDEAVATKAGLVSVSHVYSSQGAVVLDVACFAEAERLYMLIKDTAVHGRPLTALVLPDVLHMKLPPDSCPLLVFVNPKSGGLKGRDLLCSFRKLLNPHQVFELTNGGPLPGFHVFSQVPCFRVLVCGGDGTVGWVLAALEEMRHRLACPEPSVAILPLGTGNDLGRVLRWGAGYSGEDPFSVLVSVDEADAVLMDRWTILLDAHEAGAAEDSVADVEPPKIVQMSNYCGIGIDAELSLDFHQAREEEPGKFTSRFHNKGVYVRVGLQKISHSRGLHKEIRLQVEQQEVELPSIEGLIFINIPSWGSGADLWGSDSDSRFEKPRMDDGLLEVVGVTGVMHMGQVQGGLRSGIRIAQGSYFRVTLLKATPVQVDGEPWVQAPGHMIISAAGPKVHMLRKTKQKPRKAGTPKDARADGVPIPEGDSK from the exons ATGGCGGCGGCGGCCGAGCCCCGGGCCCGTGCCTGGCTCGGCAGTAGCTCGCCGCGCCCGGGCAGCCCGGCCTCCAGCCCCGAGCTAGGCGGCAGAGGCCGCGCGCGCCCGGGACCTGGGCCGGGGCCAGGGTCGGGGTCTGGCCCGGAGCGGGCGGGCGCCAGGACCCCAGGCCCCGCCGCGTCTGGCCACAGCTTCCGGAAGGTGACGCTCACTAAGCCCACCTTCTGCCACCTCTGCTCCGACTTCATCTGGGGGTTGGCCGGCTTCCTCTGCGACG TCTGCAACTTCATGTCCCACGAGAAGTGCCTGAAGCACGTGAAGACACCCTGTACGGGTGTGGCGCCCAGCCTGGTCCGA GTCCCTGTGGCCCACTGCTTTGGCCCTCGGGGCTTCTACAAGCGCAAGTTCTGCGCCGTGTGCCGCAAGGCCCTGGAGGCCCCTGCGCTCCGCTGTGAAG TGTGTGAGCTGCACGTTCACCCCGACTGTGTGCCCTTCGCCTGCAGCGACTGCCGCCAGTGCCACTGGGATGGGCACCGGGACCAC GACGCGCATCACCACCACTGGCGGGAGGGGAACCTGCCCTCTGGTGCACGCTGCGAGGTCTGCAGGAAGACATGCGGCTCCTCGGATGTGCTGGCGGGCGTGCGCTGCGAGTGGTGCGGCGTGCAG GCCCACTCAGTCTGCTCTGCGGCGCTTGCCCCAGAGTGCACATTTGGGCGCTTGCGCACCATGGTCCTCCCGCCGGTGTGCGTGCGCCTGCTGTCCCGAAACTTCAGTAAGATGCACTGTTTCCGCATCTCTGAGAGCGCGGCCCCAGAGCAGG GTGAGGGGGACGATGGTGCAGACGGAAGCGCCCCCGCTGGGCTGGGCAGAGAGGTGCTGGCCCCGGACTCCA GCAAACAGACCCTGAAGATCTTTGATGGCAACGATGCTCTGCAGAGAAACCACTTTCGTGTTATCACTGTCCCCCGCCAGGCCAGGAGTCAGGAGATGCTA GAGGCAGCGCTTCGGGCTTACTATGTCACAGAGGACCCTTGCGATTTCGAGTTGCAGGCCCTCCCCCCATCTGTCCACACCATGGACATGGGGACCCGGGGCAGGACCCGGGCCGGAGGGAGTGcagaggaggagggcagcagaGGCCCGGGATCCCGAGAGGCTGCCCCCGAGGCCTGGATCCTCCGTGCTCTGCCCCACACCCAGGAAGACCTGAAGATCTACCCTGCCTGGCTCAA GGTGGGTGTGGCCTACGTGTCCATCCGTGTGACCCCAGGGAGCACAGCCCGGACCGTGGTGCTGGAGGCTCTCCTGCTGCTCGGCCGTCAG GCTGAGGGTCCGGAGAGCTTCCACCTGGAGGAGGTGCTCATGGGCAGCAGGCAAG TCCAGCGGACGGTGCTGGAGGATGAGGAGCCCTTGCTCACCCGGCTTCGTGACATCCGGCAG ACATCCCTGCGACAGATGACCCAGACGCGGTTCTATGTGGCTGAGAGCAGAGCTGTGGCCCCCCGTGTCTCCCTGTATGTTGCTGGCCTGCCTTTCGGGCTGTCTGCCCAGGAGTATGGCAGCCTGCTGGATGAGGCTGTGGCCACCAAAG CTGGCCTGGTGTCCGTGAGCCACGTCTACTCCTCCCAAG GTGCCGTGGTGCTGGACGTGGCCTGCTTCGCGGAGGCCGAGCGGCTCTACATGCTGATCAAGGACACAGCTGTGCACGGCCGGCCACTCACCGCCCTGGTGCTCCCAGACGTGCTG CACATGAAGTTGCCCCCAGACTCCTGCCCCCTCCTCGTGTTTGTGAACCCCAAGAGTGGAGGCCTCAAGGGCCGTGACCTGCTCTGTAGTTTCCGGAAGCTGCTGAACCCTCACCAGGTCTTTGAACTGACCAACGGGGGGCCTCTTCCTGG GTTCCACGTGTTCTCTCAGGTGCCCTGTTTCCGGGTGCTGGTGTGTGGTGGGGACGGCACTGTGGGCTGGGTGCTCGCCGCCCTGGAGGAGATGCGGCACCGTCTGGCGTGCCCGGAGCCTTCCGTGGCCATCCTGCCGCTGGGCACAG GGAATGACCTCGGCCGGGTCCTCCGCTGGGGGGCGGGCTATAGTGGGGAGGACCCATTCTCCGTGCTGGTGTCGGTGGATGAGGCTGACGCGGTGCTCATGGACCGCTGGACCATTCTGCTGGACGCTCACGAGGCTGGTGCTGCAGAAGACAGCGTGGCGGACGTTGAGCCCCCCAAG ATTGTGCAGATGAGTAACTACTGCGGGATAGGCATTGATGCAGAGCTGAGCCTGGACTTCCACCAGGCACGGGAAGAGGAGCCTGGCAAGTTCACAAGCAG GTTCCACAATAAAGGCGTGTATGTGCGGGTTGGGCTGCAGAAGATCAGCCACTCCCGTGGCTTACACAAGGAGATCCGGctgcaggtggagcagcaggaagTGGAGTTGCCAAGCATCGAGGGTCTCATCTTCATCAACATCCCCAG CTGGGGCTCGGGGGCCGATCTGTGGGGCTCCGACAGTGACTCAAGGTTCGAGAAGCCACGCATGGATGACGGGCTGCTAGAGGTGGTGGGGGTGACAGGCGTCATGCATATG GGCCAGGTCCAGGGCGGGCTGCGCTCCGGCATCCGCATCGCCCAGGGCTCCTACTTCCGCGTCACCCTTCTGAAGGCCACGCCTGTGCAGGTGGATGGTGAGCCCTGGGTCCAGGCTCCTGGGCACATGATCATCTCGGCTGCGGGCCCCAAG GTCCACATGCTCAGGAAAACCAAGCAGAAGCCCAGGAAGGCGGGAACCCCCAAGGATGCCCGAGCAGACGGGGTGCCCATCCCTGAAGGGGACTCCAAGTAG